A genomic region of Acipenser ruthenus chromosome 9, fAciRut3.2 maternal haplotype, whole genome shotgun sequence contains the following coding sequences:
- the LOC117406512 gene encoding tyrosinase-like isoform X1, whose translation MFLLKFIGFLAIFRSSYQQFPRACATAEALLSKECCPVWDGDASVCGESSRRGSCQDVSVTDAADGPQFPHSNVDDREKWPLVFYNRTCQCVGNFMGYNCGDCKFGFFGPNCDERRESIRRSIFHLTTAEKNKFIAYLNLAKNTVSTDYVIATGTYIQMNNGSTPMFRNISVYDLFVWMHYYASRDTLLGGSNNVWRDIDFAHEAPAFLPWHRVFLLLWEQGIRKLTGDQNFTVPYWDWRDAQDCDVCTDEYLGGRHPTNPNILSPASFFSSWQVICTKSEEYNRLETLCNGTGEGPILRNPGNHDRIRTPRLPTSAEVEFCLSLTEYETEPMDKFANMSFRNTLEGFADPSDGMANRARSTLHNSLHIFMNGSMSQVQGSANDPIFVLHHVFVDSIFEQWLRRHQPVGAAYPAANAPIGHNHGYHMVPFIPLYRNGDFFLSSRELGYDYAYLLEPGQRFLEEFLAPYLDQARQIWQWLLAAGILGALVAAILVLSVVLTCRKRKRRRSSYEERQPLLHDSDESQNLNYQTTL comes from the exons atgtttcttttaaagtttattggCTTTTTAGCTATTTTCCGCTCTTCTTACCAACAGTTCCCAAGAGCGTGTGCTACAGCCGAAGCCCTCCTAAGCAAAGAGTGCTGTCCAGTTTGGGATGGGGACGCATCTGTTTGCGGGGAGAGCTCTAGAAGAGGCTCTTGCCAAGATGTTTCTGTCACAGATGCCGCGGACGGGCCCCAGTTCCCACACTCTAATGTCGATGACAGAGAGAAGTGGCCCTTGGTGTTTTACAACAGGACTTGTCAGTGCGTTGGCAACTTTATGGGCTACAACTGCGGTGATTGCAAGTTCGGCTTCTTTGGACCCAACTGCGACGAGAGAAGAGAGTCCATTCGAAGGAGTATTTTCCACCTAACcacagctgaaaaaaataaattcatagcGTACCTGAATTTGGCTAAGAATACTGTCAGTACAGATTATGTAATAGCTACTGGCACCTACATACAAATGAACAACGGGTCCACCCCAATGTTTAGAAACATCAGTGTTTATGACCTGTTTGTGTGGATGCACTACTACGCGTCTAGGGACACTTTGCTTGGTGGGTCCAATAATGTATGGAGGGATATCGATTTCGCCCACGAAGCCCCAGCGTTTTTGCCTTGGCACCGAGTGTTTCTGCTGCTCTGGGAGCAAGGTATACGAAAGTTGACGGGAGACCAGAACTTCACTGTTCCTTATTGGGACTGGAGAGACGCGCAGGACTGTGATGTATGCACTGATGAGTATCTGGGAGGTCGTCATCCCACCAACCCCAATATTCTCAGTCCAGCTTCATTCTTCTCTTCTTGGCAG GTAATTTGCACAAAATCCGAGGAGTACAACAGGTTAGAGACTTTATGTAACGGGACTGGTGAAGGGCCCATTCTGCGTAACCCAGGCAACCATGACAGGATCAGAACACCCAGGCTGCCTACATCTGCGGAGGTGGAATTCTGTTTGAGTCTGACAGAGTATGAAACTGAACCCATGGATAAGTTTGCAAACATGAGCTTCAGGAACACCTTGGAAG GTTTTGCAGATCCTTCTGATGGCATGGCCAACAGAGCACGGAGCACCTTACACAACTCGCTTCACATCTTCATGAATGGCTCCATGTCTCAAGTCCAAGGATCGGCTAACGACCCGATCTTTGTGCTTCATCATGTGTTCGTCGACAG CATCTTTGAGCAGTGGCTGAGGAGACACCAGCCTGTGGGAGCGGCCTACCCTGCAGCTAACGCACCAATCGGACACAACCATGGCTATCACATGGTCCCGTTTATTCCGCTGTACAGGAACGGTGATTTCTTCCTTTCGTCGCGGGAGCTGGGATATGATTATGCTTATTTGTTGGAGCCAG GACAAAGGTTCCTGGAGGAGTTTTTGGCACCATACCTGGATCAAGCACGGCAGATCTGGCAGTGGCTGCTAGCAGCTGGGATACTCGGGGCATtggtggcggccatcttggtCTTGTCAGTCGTGCTGACCTGTCGCAAGAGGAAGAGGAGAAGGTCCTCTTATGAAGAGAGACAGCCTCTGCTCCACGACAGTGATGAGAGCCAGAACCTCAATTACCAAACTACACTGTGA
- the LOC117406512 gene encoding tyrosinase-like isoform X2, producing MFLLKFIGFLAIFRSSYQQFPRACATAEALLSKECCPVWDGDASVCGESSRRGSCQDVSVTDAADGPQFPHSNVDDREKWPLVFYNRTCQCVGNFMGYNCGDCKFGFFGPNCDERRESIRRSIFHLTTAEKNKFIAYLNLAKNTVSTDYVIATGTYIQMNNGSTPMFRNISVYDLFVWMHYYASRDTLLGGSNNVWRDIDFAHEAPAFLPWHRVFLLLWEQGIRKLTGDQNFTVPYWDWRDAQDCDVCTDEYLGGRHPTNPNILSPASFFSSWQVICTKSEEYNRLETLCNGTGEGPILRNPGNHDRIRTPRLPTSAEVEFCLSLTEYETEPMDKFANMSFRNTLEGFADPSDGMANRARSTLHNSLHIFMNGSMSQVQGSANDPIFVLHHVFVDRTKVPGGVFGTIPGSSTADLAVAASSWDTRGIGGGHLGLVSRADLSQEEEEKVLL from the exons atgtttcttttaaagtttattggCTTTTTAGCTATTTTCCGCTCTTCTTACCAACAGTTCCCAAGAGCGTGTGCTACAGCCGAAGCCCTCCTAAGCAAAGAGTGCTGTCCAGTTTGGGATGGGGACGCATCTGTTTGCGGGGAGAGCTCTAGAAGAGGCTCTTGCCAAGATGTTTCTGTCACAGATGCCGCGGACGGGCCCCAGTTCCCACACTCTAATGTCGATGACAGAGAGAAGTGGCCCTTGGTGTTTTACAACAGGACTTGTCAGTGCGTTGGCAACTTTATGGGCTACAACTGCGGTGATTGCAAGTTCGGCTTCTTTGGACCCAACTGCGACGAGAGAAGAGAGTCCATTCGAAGGAGTATTTTCCACCTAACcacagctgaaaaaaataaattcatagcGTACCTGAATTTGGCTAAGAATACTGTCAGTACAGATTATGTAATAGCTACTGGCACCTACATACAAATGAACAACGGGTCCACCCCAATGTTTAGAAACATCAGTGTTTATGACCTGTTTGTGTGGATGCACTACTACGCGTCTAGGGACACTTTGCTTGGTGGGTCCAATAATGTATGGAGGGATATCGATTTCGCCCACGAAGCCCCAGCGTTTTTGCCTTGGCACCGAGTGTTTCTGCTGCTCTGGGAGCAAGGTATACGAAAGTTGACGGGAGACCAGAACTTCACTGTTCCTTATTGGGACTGGAGAGACGCGCAGGACTGTGATGTATGCACTGATGAGTATCTGGGAGGTCGTCATCCCACCAACCCCAATATTCTCAGTCCAGCTTCATTCTTCTCTTCTTGGCAG GTAATTTGCACAAAATCCGAGGAGTACAACAGGTTAGAGACTTTATGTAACGGGACTGGTGAAGGGCCCATTCTGCGTAACCCAGGCAACCATGACAGGATCAGAACACCCAGGCTGCCTACATCTGCGGAGGTGGAATTCTGTTTGAGTCTGACAGAGTATGAAACTGAACCCATGGATAAGTTTGCAAACATGAGCTTCAGGAACACCTTGGAAG GTTTTGCAGATCCTTCTGATGGCATGGCCAACAGAGCACGGAGCACCTTACACAACTCGCTTCACATCTTCATGAATGGCTCCATGTCTCAAGTCCAAGGATCGGCTAACGACCCGATCTTTGTGCTTCATCATGTGTTCGTCGACAG GACAAAGGTTCCTGGAGGAGTTTTTGGCACCATACCTGGATCAAGCACGGCAGATCTGGCAGTGGCTGCTAGCAGCTGGGATACTCGGGGCATtggtggcggccatcttggtCTTGTCAGTCGTGCTGACCTGTCGCAAGAGGAAGAGGAGAAGGTCCTCTTATGA